The stretch of DNA TGGCATTAGCGTGGACAGCCGGGAGCGCAAGATGCACCGAATGCAGCCACCACGAAAGACCCCGCGCCGCGTGCTGGTCGCGGCGGCTGCGGGCATGTTCGTGCTTCTGGTGGCGGGCACCACACCGGCGGCGGCGCAGGACAGGGTGCTGCCGCAGGTCATCAGCCAGCTCGACGAGCAGGGTTTCGAGGTGATCCGCGTCCAGCGCACCTGGCTTGGCCGGGTCCGTGTCGTGTCCCGCTCGGGGGAATACGAGCGCGAGATCGTCTACGTCCCATCGACCGGCGAGGTGTTGCGCGACTACTGGCGGCCGCTACGGCGGCAGGGGGGCGATGGCGCGGACAGGTTCGACGGCGGGCGCGGCGATGACCGCGACGACCGGGATGATGACCGGGACGACGATAACGACGATAATGACGACGACGACGACGACAGCGACGACGACGACAGCGACGACGGTGACGACGACGACGACGACGACGATTGAGCAGGCGGTTGCGGATGCGGGTTTCGGGAGGGCTGAAGACGTTGCCGCGCTGGCTGTTGTGGGTGCTGGTGCCGATGCAGGCGCTGTGCTCGGGGTTCTTCATCTGGGATATCGCCGTCGGCGTCTTCGGCCTGCGCAGCCAGCCGATCAGCTGGCAGTACCGCGAGCTGATCGAGATCGGCGCGGCAATCGGGCTTGTCAGCGGTTTCGGCATCGGCCTTGCGGCGCTGGTGCTGACCCTGCGCCGGAACGAGGCGATGGAAGGGCAGATCCGCGCCGCCTCGGCCGCCTTTGCCGAACTGCTTGACGAGCGTTTCACCGGATGGGGCCTGACCCCGGCCGAGCGCGACGTCGCGTGGTTCACCCTGAAGGGCTGCACCATTGCCG from Halovulum dunhuangense encodes:
- a CDS encoding PepSY domain-containing protein, whose translation is MHRMQPPRKTPRRVLVAAAAGMFVLLVAGTTPAAAQDRVLPQVISQLDEQGFEVIRVQRTWLGRVRVVSRSGEYEREIVYVPSTGEVLRDYWRPLRRQGGDGADRFDGGRGDDRDDRDDDRDDDNDDNDDDDDDSDDDDSDDGDDDDDDDD
- a CDS encoding helix-turn-helix transcriptional regulator, whose translation is MRVSGGLKTLPRWLLWVLVPMQALCSGFFIWDIAVGVFGLRSQPISWQYRELIEIGAAIGLVSGFGIGLAALVLTLRRNEAMEGQIRAASAAFAELLDERFTGWGLTPAERDVAWFTLKGCTIAEIAALRSTSEGTVKAQSNAIYRKAGVAGRAQLVSLFIEDLMEARPGPDAG